From the genome of Vicia villosa cultivar HV-30 ecotype Madison, WI linkage group LG2, Vvil1.0, whole genome shotgun sequence, one region includes:
- the LOC131651801 gene encoding uncharacterized protein LOC131651801 isoform X1: MVLAQLCGSISRALQQMSNATIIDEKVLDECLNEISHALVQSDVQIKLVRDMQTNIKNTVNLADAHSKRRIIHQALFNELCSILDPGKPSFTPKKGKASVVMFVGLKGSGKTTTCTKYAFYHQRKGWKPALVCADTFRAGAFDHLKQNATIAKIPFYGSYMESDPVKIAVEGVERFRKENCDLIIVDTSGRNKQEAAFFEEMCQVSEATKPDLVIFVIDSSIGQAAFDQAQAFKQSAAVGAVIITKMDGHAKGGGALSAVAATKSPVIFIGTGEHMDEFEVFDVKPFVNRLLGMGDSSGFVDQIHEVVTMDQQPELPQMLSEGHFTLRVMNEQFQKILKMDPIGQEFSMLPGFSSIVMRKAQLYMTMMDSMTNEELDSSEPQLMSVSQMIQIAQDSGRQVREVLEMMEVYKGMAKIRSKVKEHKTLAELGGSISRALQQMSNATIIDENVLDECLNKITSALVQSDVQYKLIRDMLTNIKNIVNLADGHNKRSIIHQAVFNELCNILDPGKPSFTLKKGKASVVMVVGLQGSGKTTTCTKYAFYHQRKGWRPALVCADTFRAGAFDQLKQNATTAKVPFYGSYMESDPVKIAVEGVERFKKENCDLIIVDTSGGHKQEAAFFEEMRQLSEATKPDLVIMVLDSTIGQAAFDQAQAFKQSAAVGAVIITKMDGHAKGGGALSAVAATKSPVIFLGTGEHMDEFEAYNVKPFVSRLLGMGDSSWFMDHIHEVVPMDQQPELPQMLSEGHFTLRIMYEQFQNIHKMDYIGQVFSKLPGSSSELMAKWQLYMTIMDSMTNEELDSSEPQLYMTGFRMMQIAQDSGQEVREVREMMKVYKGMAKIRSKVKELKTQSLMKQMGSSSIDS, encoded by the exons atggtTCTCGCACAGTTATGCGGGAGCATTTCGCGCGCTCTTCAGCAGATGAGCAATGCCACGATCATCGATGAAAAAGTTCTGGACGAATGTCTCAACGAAATCAGTCACGCTCTTGTTCAATCCGACGTTCAAATCAAGCTCGTTCGTGACATGCAGACCAATATCAAGAACACCGTCAATCTCGCTGATGCTCATAGCAAACGCAGGATCATCCACCAG GCTTTGTTCAATGAACTCTGCAGTATCTTGGATCCTGGAAAGCCCTCTTTCACTCCCAAAAAAGGAAAAGCAAGTGTTGTCATGTTCGTTGGTTTAAAAG GATCTGGGAAAACTACTACCTGTACAAAATATGCATTTTATCATCAAAGGAAAGGCTGGAAGCCGGCTCTAGTATGTGCTGATACATTCAGAGCTGGTGCGTTTGATCACTTGAAGCAAAATGCAACTATAGCTAAGATCCCTTTCTATGGAAG CTATATGGAGTCAGATCCTGTGAAAATTGCCGTGGAAGGTGTGGAAAGATTCAGGAAAGAAAACTGTGATCTTATAATTGTTGATACTAGTGGGCGGAACAAACAAGAAGCTGCTTTTTTTGAAGAAATGTGTCAAGTTTCTGAAGCAACG AAGCCAGATCTTGTTATCTTTGTCATAGATAGCAGTATCGGTCAGGCTGCTTTTGATCAGGCTCAAGCATTTAAACAGAGTGCTGCAGTTGGAGCTGTCATTATCACTAAAATGGATGGCCATGCAAAGGGTGGTGGTGCACTTAGTGC tgttGCGGCTACAAAGAGTCCTGTCATATTCATTGGAACTGGAGAACACATGGATGAATTTGAAGTTTTTGATGTTAAACCATTTGTCAATCGTCTATTAG GCATGGGAGACTCTTCTGGGTTCGTGGACCAAATCCATGAAGTTGTTACTATGGATCAACAACCTGAACTGCCTCAAATGCTGTCAGAAGGACACTTTACCTTGAGGGTTATGAACGAGCAGTTTCAGAAAATTCTCAAAATGGATCCCATTGGCCAG GAATTTTCTATGCTGCCTGGATTTAGTTCTATAGTAATGCGAAAAGCACAGCTTTACATGACGATGATGGACTCAATGACAAATGAAG AGTTAGATAGTTCAGAGCCACAGCTCATGTCCGTGTCACAAATGATACAAATAGCTCAAGATTCTGGTCGACAAGTTAGGGAAGTACTGGAGATGATGGAAGTGTACAAAGGTATGGCAAAGATAAGGAGCAAAGTGAAAGAGCATAAGACACTCGCAGAGTTAGGTGGGAGCATTTCGCGCGCTCTTCAGCAGATGAGCAATGCCACAATCATCGATGAAAATGTTCTCGATGAATGTCTCAACAAAATCACTAGCGCTCTTGTTCAATCCGATGTTCAATACAAGCTCATTCGTGACATGCTAACCAATATCAAGAACATCGTCAATCTCGCTGATGGTCATAACAAACGCAGTATCATCCACCAG GCCGTGTTCAATGAACTCTGCAATATCTTGGATCCTGGAAAGCCCTCTTTCACCCTCAAAAAAGGAAAAGCAAGTGTTGTCATGGTCGTTGGTTTACAAG GATCTGGGAAAACTACTACCTGTACAAAATATGCATTTTATCATCAAAGGAAAGGCTGGAGGCCGGCTCTAGTATGTGCTGATACATTCAGAGCTGGTGCGTTTGATCAGTTGAAGCAAAATGCAACTACAGCTAAGGTCCCTTTCTATGGAAG CTACATGGAGTCAGATCCTGTGAAAATTGCCGTGGAAGGTGTGGAAaggttcaagaaagaaaactgtGATCTTATAATTGTTGATACTAGTGGGGGGCACAAACAAGAAGCTGCTTTTTTTGAAGAAATGCGTCAACTTTCAGAAGCAACG AAACCAGATCTTGTTATCATGGTCTTGGATAGCACTATCGGTCAGGCTGCTTTTGATCAGGCTCAAGCATTTAAACAGAGTGCTGCAGTTGGCGCTGTCATTATCACTAAAATGGATGGGCATGCAAAGGGTGGTGGTGCACTTAGTGC TGTTGCGGCTACAAAGAGTCCTGTCATATTCCTTGGAACTGGAGAACACATGGATGAATTTGAAGCTTATAATGTTAAGCCATTTGTCAGTCGTCTATTAG GCATGGGAGACTCTTCTTGGTTCATGGACCATATCCACGAAGTTGTTCCTATGGATCAACAACCTGAACTGCCTCAAATGCTGTCAGAAGGACACTTTACCTTGAGGATTATGTACGAGCAGTTTCAGAATATTCACAAAATGGATTACATTGGCCAG GTTTTTTCTAAGCTACCTGGATCTAGTTCTGAGTTAATGGCAAAATGGCAGCTTTACATGACGATAATGGATTCAATGACAAATGAAG AGTTAGATAGTTCAGAGCCACAGCTTTACATGACTGGGTTTCGAATGATGCAAATAGCTCAAGATTCTGGTCAAGAAGTTAGGGAAGTAAGGGAGATGATGAAAGTGTACAAAGGTATGGCAAAGATAAGGAGCAAAGTGAAAGAGCTTAAAACACAAAGCTTGATGAAACAGATGGGATCGTCTTCTATAGATTCATAG
- the LOC131651801 gene encoding signal recognition particle subunit SRP54 2-like isoform X2 has translation MVLAQLCGSISRALQQMSNATIIDEKVLDECLNEISHALVQSDVQIKLVRDMQTNIKNTVNLADAHSKRRIIHQALFNELCSILDPGKPSFTPKKGKASVVMFVGLKGSGKTTTCTKYAFYHQRKGWKPALVCADTFRAGAFDHLKQNATIAKIPFYGSYMESDPVKIAVEGVERFRKENCDLIIVDTSGRNKQEAAFFEEMCQVSEATKPDLVIFVIDSSIGQAAFDQAQAFKQSAAVGAVIITKMDGHAKGGGALSAVAATKSPVIFIGTGEHMDEFEVFDVKPFVNRLLGMGDSSGFVDQIHEVVTMDQQPELPQMLSEGHFTLRVMNEQFQKILKMDPIGQEFSMLPGFSSIVMRKAQLYMTMMDSMTNEELDSSEPQLMSVSQMIQIAQDSGRQVREVLEMMEVYKGMAKIRSKVKEHKTLAELGGSISRALQQMSNATIIDENVLDECLNKITSALVQSDVQYKLIRDMLTNIKNIVNLADGHNKRSIIHQAVFNELCNILDPGKPSFTLKKGKASVVMVVGLQGSGKTTTCTKYAFYHQRKGWRPALVCADTFRAGAFDQLKQNATTAKVPFYGRYVFLIHDLWEVN, from the exons atggtTCTCGCACAGTTATGCGGGAGCATTTCGCGCGCTCTTCAGCAGATGAGCAATGCCACGATCATCGATGAAAAAGTTCTGGACGAATGTCTCAACGAAATCAGTCACGCTCTTGTTCAATCCGACGTTCAAATCAAGCTCGTTCGTGACATGCAGACCAATATCAAGAACACCGTCAATCTCGCTGATGCTCATAGCAAACGCAGGATCATCCACCAG GCTTTGTTCAATGAACTCTGCAGTATCTTGGATCCTGGAAAGCCCTCTTTCACTCCCAAAAAAGGAAAAGCAAGTGTTGTCATGTTCGTTGGTTTAAAAG GATCTGGGAAAACTACTACCTGTACAAAATATGCATTTTATCATCAAAGGAAAGGCTGGAAGCCGGCTCTAGTATGTGCTGATACATTCAGAGCTGGTGCGTTTGATCACTTGAAGCAAAATGCAACTATAGCTAAGATCCCTTTCTATGGAAG CTATATGGAGTCAGATCCTGTGAAAATTGCCGTGGAAGGTGTGGAAAGATTCAGGAAAGAAAACTGTGATCTTATAATTGTTGATACTAGTGGGCGGAACAAACAAGAAGCTGCTTTTTTTGAAGAAATGTGTCAAGTTTCTGAAGCAACG AAGCCAGATCTTGTTATCTTTGTCATAGATAGCAGTATCGGTCAGGCTGCTTTTGATCAGGCTCAAGCATTTAAACAGAGTGCTGCAGTTGGAGCTGTCATTATCACTAAAATGGATGGCCATGCAAAGGGTGGTGGTGCACTTAGTGC tgttGCGGCTACAAAGAGTCCTGTCATATTCATTGGAACTGGAGAACACATGGATGAATTTGAAGTTTTTGATGTTAAACCATTTGTCAATCGTCTATTAG GCATGGGAGACTCTTCTGGGTTCGTGGACCAAATCCATGAAGTTGTTACTATGGATCAACAACCTGAACTGCCTCAAATGCTGTCAGAAGGACACTTTACCTTGAGGGTTATGAACGAGCAGTTTCAGAAAATTCTCAAAATGGATCCCATTGGCCAG GAATTTTCTATGCTGCCTGGATTTAGTTCTATAGTAATGCGAAAAGCACAGCTTTACATGACGATGATGGACTCAATGACAAATGAAG AGTTAGATAGTTCAGAGCCACAGCTCATGTCCGTGTCACAAATGATACAAATAGCTCAAGATTCTGGTCGACAAGTTAGGGAAGTACTGGAGATGATGGAAGTGTACAAAGGTATGGCAAAGATAAGGAGCAAAGTGAAAGAGCATAAGACACTCGCAGAGTTAGGTGGGAGCATTTCGCGCGCTCTTCAGCAGATGAGCAATGCCACAATCATCGATGAAAATGTTCTCGATGAATGTCTCAACAAAATCACTAGCGCTCTTGTTCAATCCGATGTTCAATACAAGCTCATTCGTGACATGCTAACCAATATCAAGAACATCGTCAATCTCGCTGATGGTCATAACAAACGCAGTATCATCCACCAG GCCGTGTTCAATGAACTCTGCAATATCTTGGATCCTGGAAAGCCCTCTTTCACCCTCAAAAAAGGAAAAGCAAGTGTTGTCATGGTCGTTGGTTTACAAG GATCTGGGAAAACTACTACCTGTACAAAATATGCATTTTATCATCAAAGGAAAGGCTGGAGGCCGGCTCTAGTATGTGCTGATACATTCAGAGCTGGTGCGTTTGATCAGTTGAAGCAAAATGCAACTACAGCTAAGGTCCCTTTCTATGGAAG GTACGTTTTCCTTATTCATGACTTGTGGGAAGTGAATTGA
- the LOC131646633 gene encoding uncharacterized protein At1g32220, chloroplastic translates to MASFLSLPAVSPRLIPTAFSLKRPSINTLPNLHFKSHRFAVSCSYSGVGGFESSTSTIDVVADVKSEKIVVLGGNGFVGSAICKAAVSKGIEVVSVNRSGRPSYSDSWVDQVTWVSGDVFYVNWDEVLPGATAVVSTLGGFGSDEQMSKINGEANVLAVNTAKEYGIPKFILISVHDYNLPSFLLSSGYFTGKRKAESEVLSKFPNSGIVLRPGFIYGKRKVDGFEIPLDLVGEPAERILKAIENFTKPLSSLPASDLLLAPPVSVEDVALAVINGVTDDDFFGVFTIEQIKEAAQKVRV, encoded by the exons ATGGCGTCGTTTTTGTCTCTCCCTGCCGTTTCCCCTCGTCTCATTCCCACCGCTTTCTCTCTCAAACGACCTTCAATCAACACTTTACCCAATTTGCATTTCAAAAGTCACCG GTTTGCAGTTAGCTGCAGTTATTCAGGTGTTGGTGGTTTTGAATCTTCCACATCAACTATAGATGTTGTGGCTGATGTTAAAAGTGAAAAG ATTGTAGTATTGGGAGGCAATGGGTTTGTTGGTTCTGCCATATGCAAGGCAGCAGTTTCCAAGGGCATAGAAGTCGTAAGCGTAAACAG GTCAGGTCGTCCTTCTTACTCCGATTCATGGGTAGATCAGGTTACTTGGGTTTCAG GAGATGTTTTTTATGTAAACTGGGACGAAGTACTTCCTGGAGCTACTGCAGTCGTCTCAACACTTGGAGGTTTTGGTAGCGACGAACAAATGAGTAAGATTAATGGCGAGGCTAATGTTCTGGCTGTGAATACTGCAAAGGAATATG GAATCCCCAAATTCATATTGATCTCAGTTCATGACTATAACTTGCCATCGTTTTTACTATCATCGGGGTACTTCACAGGAAAGAGGAAAGCAGAATCTGAGGTTCTATCTAAATTCCCTAATTCAG GTATTGTGCTAAGACCGGGTTTCATATACGGGAAAAGAAAAGTGGACGGTTTCGAGATTCCTTTGGATTTAGTAGGGGAGCCAGCTGAAAGAATTCTAAAAGCAATAGAGAACTTCACAAAACCATTAAGCTCACTTCCTGCTTCTGATCTGCTTTTGGCTCCACCAGTCAGTGTTGAAGATGTTGCATTGGCGGTTATCAACGGTGTCACAGATGATGACTTCTTTGGTGTTTTTACAATTGAGCAGATCAAGGAAGCTGCTCAGAAAGTAAGGGTATGA